A section of the Streptomyces sp. Je 1-369 genome encodes:
- a CDS encoding helix-turn-helix transcriptional regulator produces MTSHRDQKLTLAEALDEIGLSRAAFYRMRARGYAPKCLKLPNGQIRIRRSDLDAWFATCEVSTC; encoded by the coding sequence GTGACCTCCCACCGTGACCAGAAGCTCACCCTGGCGGAAGCGCTCGACGAGATCGGGCTTTCACGGGCGGCGTTCTATCGAATGCGAGCGCGTGGCTATGCCCCGAAGTGCTTGAAACTCCCCAACGGCCAGATCCGCATACGCCGTTCGGACCTCGACGCCTGGTTCGCCACCTGTGAGGTCTCCACATGCTGA
- a CDS encoding tyrosine-type recombinase/integrase: MLTYDVQIWSIRKRAHRAAAYQLRWRVGPRPFSKSYKIKAQADGRRSELLSALRNREQFDSETGLPSSEIQAPKPPTWYAHTLAYTDMKWPGVSAKHRAGIADALATVTPRLIKDNRGAPAAKVLRAALYSWAFRFVLDDEGKWNRRADVVTPPEDIAAALDWIGRKSVDITALNTPSVVRSALDALSQKMDGTAAADNTVNRKRTVFSNCLRYALERELLTTLPLDKVDWTPPESDGEIDFRFVPGPKLARKLIEGVGAQGERGRHLRAFFGCLYYAANRPGEASNLCESDFALPEEGWGEVLLSISTPRVGSGWTDTGESFDSRGLKKRARKATRPVPIPPVLVRMIRDHVKEFGTADDGRLFRAVQGGHLLSKEYGELWKAARLAVLSGSEVASPLAEVPYSLRHAGVSLWLESGVSPAEVARRAGHSIAVLFRFYAKAIHRSQDRSNRQIERALEAAEEED; the protein is encoded by the coding sequence ATGCTGACGTACGACGTTCAGATCTGGAGCATCCGGAAGCGCGCCCATCGCGCTGCGGCCTACCAACTCCGCTGGCGTGTCGGGCCCCGTCCCTTCTCCAAGAGCTACAAGATCAAGGCCCAAGCTGACGGCCGCCGTTCAGAGCTGCTGTCCGCCCTGCGCAACCGCGAGCAGTTCGATTCGGAAACTGGTCTGCCTTCCTCTGAGATCCAGGCTCCCAAGCCACCCACCTGGTACGCGCACACCCTCGCGTACACGGACATGAAGTGGCCCGGTGTCTCGGCCAAGCACCGTGCGGGCATCGCTGATGCGTTGGCCACGGTTACGCCTCGGCTGATCAAGGACAACCGTGGGGCCCCGGCGGCGAAGGTGCTCCGGGCCGCGCTCTACTCATGGGCCTTCCGCTTCGTCCTGGACGACGAAGGAAAGTGGAACCGCCGTGCGGATGTGGTGACACCCCCCGAGGACATCGCGGCGGCGCTCGACTGGATCGGCCGCAAATCGGTGGACATCACTGCCCTCAACACCCCCTCCGTGGTGCGCTCCGCCCTCGACGCGCTCTCGCAGAAGATGGACGGCACGGCCGCCGCCGACAACACGGTGAACCGCAAGCGGACCGTATTCAGCAACTGCCTGCGGTACGCCTTGGAGCGGGAGTTGCTGACAACACTCCCCCTCGACAAGGTGGACTGGACGCCCCCGGAATCCGATGGCGAGATCGATTTCCGGTTCGTGCCCGGCCCAAAGCTGGCACGGAAGCTGATCGAAGGTGTGGGAGCCCAGGGGGAGCGCGGCCGACACCTGAGGGCATTCTTCGGCTGCCTCTACTACGCGGCCAATCGCCCCGGTGAGGCGTCCAATCTCTGTGAGTCGGACTTCGCCCTGCCCGAAGAGGGCTGGGGAGAGGTACTCCTGTCGATCAGCACTCCCCGCGTCGGCTCTGGGTGGACGGACACGGGCGAGTCGTTTGACTCACGCGGCTTGAAGAAGCGCGCCCGGAAGGCCACTCGGCCCGTCCCCATTCCGCCCGTCCTGGTCCGCATGATCCGCGATCACGTCAAGGAGTTCGGTACGGCCGATGACGGCCGCCTGTTCCGTGCGGTCCAAGGTGGGCATCTCCTGTCCAAGGAGTACGGGGAGCTCTGGAAGGCCGCACGACTCGCAGTGCTGTCGGGTTCCGAGGTGGCCTCGCCCCTGGCGGAGGTGCCCTACTCACTGCGGCATGCGGGCGTGTCGCTCTGGCTTGAGTCGGGGGTCTCCCCGGCAGAGGTCGCCCGTCGCGCGGGCCACAGCATTGCGGTCCTCTTCCGCTTCTACGCGAAGGCCATCCACCGCAGCCAGGATCGCTCGAACCGCCAGATTGAGCGGGCTCTGGAGGCAGCAGAGGAAGAAGACTGA
- a CDS encoding S1C family serine protease has product MSTENEGNEVPQAPSAPPAPVDAPAVPADSTDSAASGPAGGAAPLSGRAGQAGQAEPQGHEGAPSAPAHAPSAEAPGQTPGHAPGHAPGHAPGHAPAAAHGAHAGAPEGAPYGGAAQGAPHTAPQPAPHTAPHPAPHPAPQAASGAGNWPPPQPPAVPSYATDGGSGSGWGASYHPQEPKPGGRRGGLVAAVLAAALLAGGIGGGVGYWAAERGDSDTNSTTVSAPDTPADLKREPGSVSDIANKALPSVVTIEAQSGGGEGGTGTGFVYDTQGHILTNNHVVASAAEGGKLQVTFSNGKKYAAEVVGRAEGYDVAVIKLKNAPAGLQPLKLGNSDRVAVGDSTIAIGAPFGLSNTVTTGIISAKNRPVTSSDGGQSGKSSYMSALQTDASINPGNSGGPLLDARGAVIGINSAIKPAESGGGLGGQGQSGSIGLGFAIPVNQAKQVAQQLIKTGQPVYPVIGASVSLQQEGTSGATISREAVSGSEPVTPNGPADKAGLKPGDVITKLDDMVVDSGPTLIGQIWTHKPGDKVKITYERDGKERTADVTLGQRKGDS; this is encoded by the coding sequence GTGAGCACCGAGAACGAGGGCAACGAGGTACCCCAGGCCCCGTCCGCGCCCCCTGCGCCGGTGGACGCTCCCGCTGTTCCCGCAGACTCCACCGACTCCGCCGCCTCCGGCCCCGCGGGTGGTGCCGCCCCACTCTCCGGGCGGGCCGGGCAGGCCGGGCAGGCCGAGCCGCAGGGGCACGAGGGGGCGCCTTCCGCTCCCGCGCACGCCCCCTCCGCGGAGGCGCCGGGTCAGACGCCGGGCCACGCTCCTGGCCACGCCCCCGGCCACGCTCCTGGCCACGCTCCTGCGGCGGCTCATGGCGCGCATGCGGGCGCTCCGGAGGGGGCGCCTTACGGTGGTGCGGCCCAAGGCGCGCCGCACACCGCCCCCCAGCCCGCTCCGCACACCGCCCCACACCCGGCTCCGCACCCCGCCCCCCAGGCCGCTTCCGGCGCCGGGAACTGGCCGCCGCCGCAGCCGCCCGCCGTGCCGTCGTACGCGACGGACGGCGGCTCCGGTTCGGGCTGGGGCGCCTCGTACCACCCGCAGGAGCCGAAGCCCGGCGGCCGGCGCGGCGGTCTGGTCGCCGCGGTGCTCGCGGCCGCTCTGCTCGCGGGCGGCATCGGCGGCGGCGTCGGCTACTGGGCGGCGGAGCGCGGCGACAGCGACACGAACTCGACCACGGTCTCCGCGCCCGACACGCCCGCCGACCTGAAGCGCGAGCCCGGCTCGGTCTCCGACATCGCGAACAAGGCCCTGCCCAGCGTCGTGACCATCGAGGCGCAGAGCGGCGGCGGCGAGGGCGGCACGGGCACCGGCTTCGTCTACGACACGCAGGGCCACATCCTCACCAACAACCACGTCGTGGCGTCGGCCGCCGAGGGCGGCAAGCTCCAGGTGACGTTCTCGAACGGCAAGAAGTACGCCGCGGAGGTCGTCGGCCGCGCCGAGGGGTACGACGTGGCGGTCATCAAGCTCAAGAACGCCCCGGCGGGCCTGCAGCCGCTCAAGCTCGGCAACTCCGACCGGGTGGCCGTCGGCGATTCGACGATCGCGATCGGCGCGCCCTTCGGCCTCTCGAACACCGTCACCACCGGCATCATCAGCGCCAAGAACCGTCCGGTGACCTCCAGCGACGGCGGACAGAGCGGCAAGAGCTCGTACATGAGCGCGCTGCAGACCGACGCCTCGATCAACCCCGGCAACTCCGGCGGCCCGCTCCTGGACGCGCGCGGCGCGGTCATCGGCATCAACTCCGCGATCAAGCCCGCCGAGAGCGGCGGCGGCCTGGGCGGCCAGGGCCAGTCCGGCTCCATCGGCCTGGGCTTCGCGATCCCGGTCAACCAGGCCAAGCAGGTCGCCCAGCAGCTGATCAAGACGGGTCAGCCGGTCTACCCCGTCATCGGCGCCTCGGTCTCCCTCCAGCAGGAGGGCACGAGCGGCGCGACGATCTCCCGGGAGGCCGTGAGCGGTTCGGAGCCGGTCACGCCGAACGGCCCGGCGGACAAGGCGGGCCTGAAGCCCGGCGACGTCATCACGAAGCTCGACGACATGGTGGTCGACAGCGGCCCGACCCTGATCGGCCAGATCTGGACCCACAAGCCGGGCGACAAGGTCAAGATCACATACGAGCGTGACGGCAAGGAGCGCACGGCCGACGTGACACTGGGCCAGCGCAAGGGCGACAGCTGA
- a CDS encoding glycerophosphodiester phosphodiesterase, translated as MTHARQHQIQVVAHRGASEDAPEHTLAAYKKAVEDGADALECDVRLTADGHLVCVHDRRVNRTSNGRGAVSALELADLAALDFGSWKKHHGEAEEDPDWASATGEDTGENTGEDTGEGTGGGTGTGADTSVLTLERLLELVAESNASGRRVRLAIETKHPTRWAGQVEERLLMLLKRFGLDAPPAEGPSPVRVMSFSARSLHRVRAASPTLPTVYLMQFVSPRHRDGRLPEGVRIAGPAMRILRNHPSYVAKLKRAGHQVHVWTVNEPEDVELCAELGVDAIITNRPKQVLSQLNQLGLH; from the coding sequence GTGACCCACGCACGACAGCACCAGATTCAGGTCGTCGCCCACCGCGGAGCCTCCGAAGACGCTCCCGAACACACGCTGGCCGCCTACAAGAAGGCGGTCGAGGACGGTGCCGACGCCCTCGAATGCGATGTACGGCTCACCGCCGACGGCCACCTCGTCTGTGTCCACGACCGGCGCGTCAACCGTACGTCGAACGGCCGCGGCGCCGTCTCCGCCCTCGAACTGGCCGACCTCGCCGCCCTGGACTTCGGCTCCTGGAAGAAGCACCACGGAGAGGCCGAGGAGGACCCCGACTGGGCGTCCGCCACGGGGGAGGACACGGGGGAGAACACAGGGGAGGACACGGGTGAGGGCACAGGCGGCGGCACGGGAACGGGCGCGGACACCTCGGTCCTGACCCTGGAACGGCTCCTAGAGCTCGTGGCCGAAAGTAATGCCTCGGGCCGCCGCGTACGCCTCGCGATCGAGACCAAACACCCCACCCGCTGGGCGGGACAGGTCGAGGAGCGCCTGCTCATGCTGCTCAAGCGGTTCGGCCTGGACGCGCCGCCCGCTGAGGGCCCTTCACCGGTACGGGTCATGAGTTTCTCGGCGCGTTCGCTGCACCGTGTCCGGGCCGCTTCCCCGACGCTGCCGACCGTTTACCTGATGCAGTTCGTCTCGCCGCGCCACCGTGACGGACGCCTCCCCGAGGGAGTACGCATCGCTGGTCCGGCCATGCGGATCCTGCGCAACCACCCTTCGTACGTCGCGAAGCTGAAGCGCGCGGGACACCAGGTGCACGTATGGACGGTGAACGAGCCGGAGGATGTCGAACTCTGTGCGGAACTGGGCGTTGACGCGATCATCACCAACCGCCCCAAGCAAGTTCTGTCACAGCTGAATCAACTGGGACTCCATTAA
- a CDS encoding ATP-binding protein yields the protein MRHRTGIGRFPVQSNGASTPWRGAKEVSGVALVVAREVPTSSSMAVPHGPAGVGEARHHMRNQLRMSGVSESVVDDAVLILSELLSNACRHGRPLGRGMVGDGDVRVAWHVDKSGRLTVEVTDGGGPTRPVPATPSVTAHGGRGLNIITALSDAWGVRDDVHGEVTVWAVVQGGHHHEDFATRVAAPSAAAISELAFADPFDDLD from the coding sequence GTGCGTCACCGGACGGGGATTGGCCGGTTTCCGGTCCAGTCCAATGGGGCATCCACACCGTGGCGTGGGGCGAAGGAGGTCTCGGGGGTGGCGTTGGTGGTGGCACGGGAGGTGCCCACGTCGTCGAGCATGGCCGTTCCCCATGGCCCTGCGGGCGTGGGGGAAGCGAGGCACCACATGCGCAATCAGCTGCGCATGAGCGGGGTGTCCGAGTCGGTCGTCGACGATGCCGTACTGATCCTGTCGGAACTGCTCAGCAATGCCTGTCGGCACGGCAGGCCACTGGGCCGAGGAATGGTCGGCGACGGCGACGTCCGGGTGGCGTGGCACGTCGACAAGTCGGGTCGGCTGACGGTCGAAGTGACGGACGGCGGCGGCCCGACCCGTCCGGTACCGGCCACTCCGTCGGTCACGGCGCACGGCGGCCGTGGGCTCAACATCATCACGGCGCTCTCCGACGCCTGGGGCGTCCGCGACGACGTGCACGGCGAGGTCACCGTGTGGGCCGTCGTGCAAGGAGGACACCACCACGAGGATTTCGCTACGCGCGTCGCCGCACCGTCGGCGGCCGCGATATCGGAGCTCGCCTTCGCGGACCCCTTCGACGACCTGGACTGA
- a CDS encoding DUF5926 family protein gives MAKKRPQTKGKQQSQVKDGARTGGAENYPVVGAREPCPCGSGRRYKACHGRAAAHAVTELVQRPFEGLPGECDWIALRELVPAATVELTLKDGLPEGIPSVSLATVLPMAWPALRRDDGSVLLGLQNDTASGDISRDLADTLQRALEAEPGTPVKGRRAPADGPRLQDLIDPEGRFEPVVHSGFEFWVQDAENATPEVTASLERANDAAIPTVKLTGVDAAYWCETPDKNHLRWVMPHAEEQLLDALARLHAAGTSSLGEGTRLVGSFRAHGLTVPVWDLPTGVSAADVEKPAAEFAERLTAALASQTPLTADERRARGGLTNRQVTLS, from the coding sequence ATGGCCAAGAAGCGCCCTCAGACCAAGGGCAAGCAGCAGTCGCAGGTCAAGGACGGAGCCCGCACCGGCGGCGCGGAGAACTATCCGGTCGTCGGCGCCCGTGAACCCTGCCCCTGCGGCTCGGGCCGGCGCTACAAGGCGTGTCACGGACGGGCCGCCGCGCACGCGGTGACCGAGCTGGTGCAGCGCCCCTTCGAGGGCCTGCCCGGCGAGTGCGACTGGATCGCGCTGCGCGAGCTGGTGCCCGCCGCCACGGTCGAGCTGACCCTCAAGGACGGGCTGCCCGAGGGGATTCCGTCGGTCTCCCTCGCCACCGTGCTGCCGATGGCCTGGCCCGCGCTGCGTCGCGACGACGGTTCGGTGCTGCTCGGTCTGCAGAACGACACCGCGTCCGGCGACATCAGCCGCGACCTGGCGGACACCCTGCAGCGCGCCCTGGAGGCCGAGCCGGGTACGCCGGTGAAGGGCCGTCGCGCCCCGGCCGACGGGCCGCGGCTGCAGGACCTGATCGACCCGGAGGGCCGTTTCGAGCCGGTTGTGCACTCGGGCTTCGAGTTCTGGGTGCAGGACGCGGAGAACGCCACTCCGGAAGTGACCGCATCCCTCGAACGGGCGAACGATGCCGCCATTCCGACGGTGAAGCTGACCGGCGTGGACGCCGCGTACTGGTGCGAGACGCCGGACAAGAACCACCTGCGCTGGGTCATGCCGCACGCCGAGGAGCAGCTCCTCGACGCGCTGGCCCGGCTGCACGCGGCCGGTACGTCGAGTCTCGGCGAGGGCACCCGGCTGGTCGGTTCCTTCCGTGCGCACGGTCTGACCGTTCCGGTGTGGGACCTGCCGACCGGTGTCTCGGCGGCGGACGTCGAGAAGCCCGCGGCGGAGTTCGCCGAGCGGCTCACGGCGGCGCTCGCCTCACAGACCCCGCTGACCGCGGACGAGCGCCGGGCGCGCGGCGGCCTCACCAACCGCCAGGTCACCCTCAGCTGA
- a CDS encoding bifunctional DNA primase/polymerase: MREILGRRRRLLSWRIGRKPGRSAGQLGAALTFATAWRWPVLPGVGLDRRDGTRCACPDPDCAVPGAHPLDPGLLAATTDERMVRWWWNNRPGAPIVLATGDRAPCAVSLPAEAGARALAVLDEAGIRLGPVVATDARLHILVAPYSMAQLGELLYTKDYVPGSLRFHGEGGYIALPPSVTGQGPVRWERAPLPGSAAPWVPDVEAVVDAVVDALTRTGVSAPEL, from the coding sequence ATGCGCGAGATCCTCGGAAGGCGACGCAGGCTCCTGTCCTGGCGAATCGGAAGGAAGCCCGGCCGGAGCGCCGGACAGCTCGGCGCGGCTCTGACCTTCGCGACCGCATGGCGGTGGCCCGTACTGCCCGGAGTCGGTCTCGACCGGCGCGACGGCACCCGGTGCGCCTGCCCCGACCCCGACTGCGCGGTACCGGGCGCGCACCCCCTCGACCCCGGCCTCCTCGCCGCCACCACCGACGAGCGGATGGTCCGCTGGTGGTGGAACAACCGACCCGGCGCACCCATCGTGCTCGCCACCGGAGACCGCGCCCCGTGCGCCGTCAGCCTCCCCGCGGAAGCGGGTGCGCGTGCCCTCGCCGTGCTCGACGAGGCGGGCATCAGGCTCGGCCCGGTGGTCGCCACCGACGCCAGACTCCACATCCTCGTCGCGCCGTACTCGATGGCCCAGTTGGGCGAGCTCCTCTACACGAAGGACTACGTCCCGGGTTCCCTGCGCTTCCACGGAGAGGGGGGCTACATCGCCCTGCCGCCCTCCGTGACCGGCCAGGGCCCGGTCCGCTGGGAGCGCGCGCCGCTGCCCGGATCGGCCGCCCCCTGGGTGCCGGACGTCGAGGCGGTCGTGGACGCCGTCGTCGACGCCCTCACTCGTACGGGTGTGAGCGCGCCCGAGTTGTAG
- a CDS encoding PP2C family protein-serine/threonine phosphatase: MLDIPSPVRVHLEALPAAHNDMGVCDAFEHYAPAGKSSAMNAPHLPKVAGIDSTVPPPAHTVAPTAQTTPAAARTEDTPAPGAPGAMIQDRLAGWVSDLTTLHELTERLAHTATLDEALRELLRAGAALVGARRGLVVVEPADGLGPDTTIGLGLGRADLGQIETVPRRATSYGRLLDATDGRPGTVPDEIVQPDLLADEGLDPRHREVAAVLGYAASYALPLTTGTAGRIGAAVWLYDEPAEPDERRRHLVGLYARQASEHVARLLVLDRARSTEATLREELMPSRLPRVAGVQLAARHRTGPRGGGDWHDALPLPDAALGLAVGSVTGSGPSAVAAMGRLRASLRAYAVMEGEDPVAVLSDLELLLRLTEPARSATALFAYCEPALRKIVLAGAGHSPPLIIGERRTEYVETSLSAPLGMLACWEAPSVEITPEPGETVLLYTDGLLHRTGDPMDRAFARLHAAAASVPKGIRDDPGAIADYVLHTVLPDGLDAVDSDEDVVLLAARFE; this comes from the coding sequence ATGCTGGACATCCCCTCACCAGTGCGTGTACATCTGGAGGCATTGCCAGCGGCGCATAACGACATGGGGGTTTGCGATGCTTTTGAGCATTACGCACCGGCCGGAAAGTCGTCAGCCATGAACGCCCCGCACCTTCCGAAAGTGGCCGGAATCGATTCCACTGTTCCGCCACCGGCACACACTGTCGCGCCCACCGCGCAGACCACACCCGCCGCGGCACGCACCGAGGACACTCCCGCCCCCGGCGCGCCCGGCGCCATGATCCAGGACCGGCTCGCGGGCTGGGTCTCCGATCTCACCACGCTCCACGAACTCACCGAACGGCTCGCCCACACGGCCACCCTCGACGAGGCGCTGCGCGAACTCCTGCGCGCCGGAGCGGCCCTGGTGGGCGCCCGGCGCGGCCTCGTCGTCGTCGAACCGGCCGACGGACTCGGCCCCGACACCACGATCGGGCTCGGACTCGGCCGCGCCGACCTCGGACAGATCGAGACGGTGCCGCGCCGCGCCACCTCGTACGGCAGGCTCCTGGACGCCACCGACGGCAGACCCGGCACCGTGCCGGACGAGATCGTGCAGCCCGACCTGCTCGCCGACGAGGGCCTCGACCCCCGCCACCGCGAGGTCGCCGCCGTCCTCGGCTACGCCGCGAGCTACGCGCTGCCCCTGACCACCGGGACAGCAGGCCGGATCGGCGCCGCCGTCTGGCTGTACGACGAGCCCGCCGAACCGGACGAGCGCCGCCGCCACCTCGTGGGGCTCTACGCACGCCAGGCCTCCGAGCACGTGGCGCGCCTGCTCGTCCTGGACCGCGCCCGTTCGACCGAGGCGACCCTCCGCGAGGAGCTCATGCCCTCGCGGCTGCCGCGGGTCGCCGGGGTGCAGCTCGCCGCCAGGCACCGCACCGGGCCGCGCGGCGGCGGCGACTGGCACGACGCGCTGCCGCTGCCCGACGCGGCGCTCGGCCTCGCGGTCGGCTCCGTCACCGGCTCCGGCCCCAGCGCCGTGGCCGCGATGGGACGGCTGCGCGCCTCCCTGCGGGCGTACGCGGTGATGGAGGGAGAGGACCCCGTGGCCGTCCTCTCCGACCTGGAGCTGCTGCTGCGGCTGACCGAGCCCGCGCGGTCGGCGACGGCACTCTTCGCGTACTGCGAGCCCGCCCTGCGCAAGATCGTCCTCGCCGGTGCCGGGCACAGTCCGCCGCTGATCATCGGGGAGCGGCGCACGGAGTACGTGGAGACCTCCCTGTCCGCGCCGCTCGGCATGCTCGCCTGCTGGGAGGCGCCGAGCGTGGAGATCACTCCGGAGCCCGGAGAAACGGTGCTTCTCTACACCGACGGCCTCCTGCACCGCACCGGCGACCCGATGGACCGCGCCTTCGCCCGGCTGCACGCGGCGGCGGCGAGCGTCCCCAAGGGCATCAGGGACGACCCCGGGGCCATCGCCGACTACGTGCTGCACACCGTCCTGCCCGACGGGCTCGACGCCGTGGACAGCGACGAGGACGTCGTGCTCCTGGCGGCGCGCTTCGAGTGA
- a CDS encoding aminopeptidase P family protein, whose translation MSEALNPANPEETEEEPIKQRKNGLYPGVSDELAESMKSGWADTELHDLQPVAQAENTAARRAALSARFPGERLVIPAGNLKTRSNDTEYAFRASVEYAYLSGNQTEDGVLVMEPVSDGHKATIYLLPRSNRENGEFWLDGQGELWVGRRHSLTEAEKLYGIPASDVRELADTLREATGPVRVVRGYDAGIEAALTDKVTAERDEELRVFLSEARLVKDDFEVGELQKAVDSTVRGFEDVVKVLDKAEATSERYIEGTFFLRARVEGNDIGYGSICAAGPHATTLHWVRNDGAVRSGELLLLDAGVETHSYYTADVTRTLPINGRFDALQKKIYDAVYEAQEAGIAAVKPGAKFRDFHDASQRVLAEKLVEWGIVEGPVERVLELGLQRRWTLHGTGHMLGMDVHDCAVARTETYVDGTLEPGMCLTVEPGLYFQADDVTVPEEYRGIGVRIEDDILVTADGNRNLSAALPRTSDDVEAWMAQLKG comes from the coding sequence GTGTCGGAGGCGCTCAACCCGGCGAACCCGGAAGAGACCGAAGAAGAGCCGATCAAGCAGCGCAAGAACGGCCTGTACCCGGGCGTTTCCGATGAGCTCGCCGAAAGCATGAAGTCCGGCTGGGCCGACACCGAGCTGCACGACCTGCAGCCCGTCGCGCAGGCCGAGAACACCGCGGCCCGCCGTGCCGCCCTCTCCGCGCGTTTCCCGGGCGAGCGCCTGGTGATCCCCGCCGGGAACCTGAAGACCCGCTCGAACGACACCGAGTACGCGTTCCGCGCCTCCGTCGAGTACGCCTACCTGTCCGGCAACCAGACCGAGGACGGCGTCCTCGTCATGGAGCCGGTCTCCGACGGGCACAAGGCCACGATCTACCTGCTGCCGCGCTCCAACCGCGAGAACGGCGAGTTCTGGCTCGACGGCCAGGGCGAGCTCTGGGTCGGCCGCCGCCACTCCCTCACCGAGGCCGAGAAGCTCTACGGCATCCCCGCGTCCGACGTGCGCGAGCTGGCCGACACGCTGCGCGAGGCCACCGGCCCCGTGCGCGTCGTGCGTGGCTACGACGCCGGCATCGAGGCGGCCCTGACCGACAAGGTCACCGCCGAGCGCGACGAGGAGCTGCGGGTCTTCCTCTCCGAGGCACGCCTGGTCAAGGACGACTTCGAGGTCGGCGAGCTCCAGAAGGCCGTCGACTCCACCGTCCGCGGCTTCGAGGACGTCGTGAAGGTCCTCGACAAGGCCGAGGCCACCAGCGAGCGCTACATCGAAGGAACGTTCTTCCTGCGTGCCCGCGTCGAGGGCAACGACATCGGCTACGGCTCGATCTGCGCCGCGGGCCCGCACGCCACCACCCTGCACTGGGTGCGCAACGACGGCGCCGTACGCTCCGGCGAGCTGCTCCTGCTCGACGCCGGTGTGGAGACGCACTCGTACTACACCGCGGACGTCACGCGCACGCTGCCGATCAACGGCCGCTTCGACGCGTTGCAGAAGAAGATCTACGACGCCGTGTACGAGGCGCAGGAGGCCGGCATCGCGGCGGTGAAGCCGGGCGCCAAGTTCCGCGACTTCCACGACGCGTCGCAGCGCGTGCTCGCCGAGAAGCTCGTCGAGTGGGGCATCGTCGAGGGCCCCGTCGAGCGCGTACTCGAGCTGGGTCTGCAGCGCCGGTGGACGCTGCACGGCACCGGCCACATGCTCGGCATGGACGTCCACGACTGCGCCGTCGCGCGCACCGAGACGTACGTGGACGGCACGCTGGAGCCCGGCATGTGCCTGACGGTCGAGCCCGGCCTGTACTTCCAGGCGGACGACGTCACCGTGCCCGAGGAGTACCGCGGCATCGGCGTCCGGATCGAGGACGACATCCTCGTGACGGCCGACGGCAACAGGAACCTGTCGGCCGCGCTGCCGCGTACGTCCGACGACGTCGAGGCGTGGATGGCGCAGCTCAAGGGCTGA
- a CDS encoding carboxymuconolactone decarboxylase family protein: MVMTNNTSTANNTSTANNTSTANDTNAPQKAAAPRLDFAKAAPKAFKALIGFDAAARDGLDPALVELIQIRASLLNGCAYCLHMHTSDARKAGEDEARLHMVGVWREARTFFTEKEQAALALTESVTLVARGGVPDDVYVEAARHFDASELARVLALIFTINTWNRIALSTAKVAGEDERVAH, encoded by the coding sequence ATGGTCATGACGAACAACACGAGCACCGCGAACAACACGAGCACCGCGAACAACACGAGCACCGCGAACGACACGAACGCCCCTCAGAAGGCGGCCGCCCCCCGCCTCGACTTCGCCAAGGCCGCCCCCAAGGCCTTCAAGGCCCTCATCGGCTTCGACGCCGCCGCCCGCGACGGCCTCGACCCGGCCCTCGTGGAGCTCATCCAGATCCGCGCCTCGCTCCTCAACGGCTGCGCGTACTGCCTCCACATGCACACCTCCGACGCCCGCAAGGCGGGCGAGGACGAGGCGCGGCTGCACATGGTCGGCGTGTGGCGCGAGGCCCGCACCTTCTTCACGGAGAAGGAGCAGGCCGCCCTCGCCCTGACCGAGTCGGTCACTCTCGTGGCGCGGGGCGGCGTCCCGGACGACGTCTACGTAGAGGCCGCTCGGCACTTCGACGCGTCCGAACTCGCCCGCGTCCTCGCCCTGATCTTCACGATCAACACCTGGAACCGCATCGCTCTGAGCACCGCGAAGGTCGCGGGCGAGGACGAGAGGGTGGCCCACTGA